From the genome of Devriesea agamarum, one region includes:
- a CDS encoding metal ABC transporter ATP-binding protein gives MNTQSAALSAHDLCVNLGGTPILHTINLTVSHGEVLALLGANGSGKSTLLRTLVGILPPTSGTACIRGIPAVQRAAHRDLGYVPQTTGETGNIAATAAETVATGLLGPSRWRASLRNPRIAAALDDVGMSHLASQPVTEMSGGQRQRIHIARALVRSPAILVLDEPFTGVDLDTQKSIADLLTQWHAWGTTIVTVLHELGPLADLVTRKVTLDAGSVISDRMIPATLSASAPDTIGTPSP, from the coding sequence ATGAACACGCAGTCAGCGGCGCTCAGCGCACACGACTTATGCGTGAATCTTGGGGGAACCCCCATCTTGCACACCATCAATTTGACGGTCAGCCACGGTGAGGTCCTGGCACTGCTGGGAGCTAACGGATCTGGGAAATCTACCCTCCTGCGCACGCTGGTGGGCATTCTTCCCCCGACCTCCGGCACAGCGTGTATCCGCGGCATCCCAGCGGTCCAGCGGGCAGCGCATCGCGATCTCGGCTATGTTCCCCAAACCACCGGCGAGACCGGCAACATCGCAGCGACCGCCGCTGAAACCGTTGCGACCGGTCTGCTTGGACCCTCACGGTGGCGAGCCTCCCTGCGCAATCCACGGATCGCGGCGGCCCTTGACGATGTAGGGATGAGCCACCTGGCTTCTCAGCCCGTCACCGAAATGTCCGGTGGACAGCGTCAACGTATCCATATCGCCCGGGCCCTGGTTCGCTCCCCTGCCATTCTCGTGCTCGATGAGCCATTCACCGGAGTCGATCTCGACACCCAAAAATCCATCGCCGATCTGCTCACACAGTGGCATGCCTGGGGCACCACAATTGTCACCGTGCTGCATGAGCTCGGGCCCCTGGCTGATCTGGTCACCAGAAAAGTTACCCTCGACGCCGGCAGCGTAATCAGCGACCGAATGATCCCGGCAACCCTCTCTGCATCCGCACCAGACACGATCGGAACCCCATCCCCGTGA
- the ybeY gene encoding rRNA maturation RNase YbeY, translating to MSIEVNNETTAKINEKEFADLARFVMDAMHLNPQTELAILFVDEEAMTRLHVQWMDEPGPTDVLSFPMDELRPGTADNPAPEGLLGDVVVCPTVAADQARAAGHSAEEEMLLLVTHGMLHLLGYDHAEPEEERVMFALQRKLLLTFLAQAGDHA from the coding sequence GTGAGTATCGAAGTCAATAACGAAACCACCGCGAAGATCAATGAAAAGGAATTCGCTGATCTGGCGCGTTTCGTCATGGACGCTATGCATCTCAACCCGCAAACTGAACTCGCCATTTTGTTCGTGGATGAAGAAGCGATGACTCGGCTACATGTGCAATGGATGGATGAACCGGGCCCGACCGACGTTCTGTCATTCCCTATGGACGAGCTGCGACCGGGCACAGCGGATAATCCGGCACCTGAAGGCTTGCTCGGAGATGTCGTGGTATGCCCGACGGTCGCAGCAGACCAGGCCCGCGCCGCAGGACACAGCGCCGAAGAAGAAATGCTGCTGTTGGTTACCCACGGAATGCTGCATTTGCTCGGATACGACCACGCTGAACCCGAAGAAGAACGCGTGATGTTCGCCCTGCAGCGCAAACTTCTGCTGACCTTCCTCGCTCAGGCCGGTGACCACGCGTAA
- a CDS encoding Fur family transcriptional regulator, which translates to MQRTTKQRTAILSALADADDFLTAQQLHELMKQTGQGVGLATVYRNLTALASAGLVDVLRTDDGESIYRQCDAGGHHHHLVCRRCGATVEFTAEPMESWADNVAGQHGFTDIRHTMEIFGLCPACSAS; encoded by the coding sequence GTGCAACGCACCACCAAACAGCGCACAGCGATACTTAGCGCACTCGCGGACGCGGACGATTTCCTCACCGCGCAACAACTGCATGAGCTGATGAAGCAGACGGGCCAAGGGGTTGGCCTCGCCACTGTTTATCGCAACCTCACTGCCCTCGCATCAGCAGGGTTAGTCGATGTGTTGCGTACGGACGACGGGGAGTCAATTTACCGTCAATGCGACGCGGGCGGACATCACCACCACCTCGTATGTCGCCGTTGTGGGGCCACAGTTGAGTTCACGGCAGAACCAATGGAATCCTGGGCTGACAATGTAGCTGGCCAGCATGGATTCACCGATATCCGGCACACGATGGAGATCTTCGGGCTCTGCCCTGCCTGCTCAGCGTCCTGA
- a CDS encoding isoprenyl transferase, which translates to MKPASHGYADPYPHPSGATAPAIPAKFVPHHVAVVMDGNGRWANQRGLPRTAGHEAGEAALLDVVAGALEIGVKHLSVYAFSTENWKRSPDEVRFLMGFNRAVLHRQRDTLNEWGVRLRWVGRTPKLWRSVISELQQAQELTRNNTRMTMYMCVNYGGRAEIVDAMRALAHQVSEGRMSPRGITEKSIAAHLADPEMPDVDLFLRTSGEQRTSNFLLWQAAYAEFVFCPELWPDVDRTVLWRAISEYAQRDRRYGGAVDAPTTT; encoded by the coding sequence ATGAAGCCTGCGAGCCACGGATATGCCGATCCGTATCCTCATCCCAGCGGTGCCACCGCGCCTGCGATTCCTGCGAAATTTGTTCCCCACCATGTCGCTGTGGTGATGGATGGAAACGGTCGCTGGGCCAATCAGCGGGGACTTCCCCGGACTGCGGGGCATGAAGCGGGTGAAGCGGCTCTGCTGGATGTGGTGGCGGGGGCGCTGGAAATCGGCGTTAAGCATTTGTCGGTCTACGCATTCTCGACGGAAAACTGGAAGCGTTCGCCGGATGAGGTGCGCTTTCTGATGGGATTTAATCGCGCCGTGCTGCATCGCCAGCGCGATACCCTCAACGAGTGGGGAGTGCGACTGCGCTGGGTGGGGCGGACCCCGAAGCTGTGGCGTTCTGTGATTTCGGAGTTGCAGCAAGCCCAGGAACTCACTCGAAATAACACCCGTATGACCATGTACATGTGCGTCAACTATGGTGGGCGTGCCGAAATCGTGGATGCGATGCGCGCCCTTGCGCACCAGGTCAGCGAGGGGCGGATGAGCCCGCGGGGGATCACAGAAAAGAGCATCGCTGCTCACCTCGCCGATCCTGAGATGCCCGATGTCGATTTGTTCCTGAGGACCTCAGGAGAGCAGCGCACCTCGAACTTTTTGCTGTGGCAGGCTGCTTATGCGGAATTCGTGTTTTGTCCCGAGCTATGGCCCGATGTGGATCGCACCGTATTATGGCGGGCGATCAGCGAGTATGCGCAGAGGGATCGGCGTTATGGCGGCGCCGTCGACGCACCCACCACCACGTAG
- the era gene encoding GTPase Era — protein sequence MRDQQPPDTTDDAAYRAGFVAMVGRPNAGKSTLTNALVGEKVAITSAKPQTTRHAIRGIVTMPKAQLILVDTPGLHRPRTLLGERLNDLVRETLTEVDVVCFCLPADQKIGPGDRYIAAELGELIAHGRGPVVIAVVTKTDLVSKDRLLQHLVAVDKLLAFREIVPLSAISGEQVDVLLEVIPRHLPLSPQLYPDDAITDDTQTKRIAELVREAALEGVRDELPHSLAVVVDEIVEEPRDGTSEDEVAPGTGKLVVRVIVYVERDSQKGIVIGRAGSRLKDVGTRARVEIEKLLGRRIYLDLRVKVAKDWQRDPKQLQRLGF from the coding sequence ATGAGAGATCAGCAACCACCCGATACGACTGATGATGCGGCATACCGCGCGGGATTCGTGGCGATGGTGGGAAGGCCAAATGCCGGCAAGTCCACTTTGACGAATGCGCTGGTCGGCGAAAAGGTCGCGATTACCTCCGCTAAACCGCAAACCACACGGCATGCGATCCGCGGCATTGTGACAATGCCCAAGGCGCAGCTCATTTTGGTCGACACCCCGGGCCTTCACCGGCCGCGAACTCTGCTCGGTGAACGCCTTAACGACCTCGTGCGTGAGACCTTGACCGAAGTCGACGTGGTCTGTTTTTGCCTACCCGCGGACCAGAAAATCGGTCCCGGTGACCGATATATAGCCGCCGAGCTGGGGGAGCTGATCGCACATGGACGCGGGCCCGTGGTGATTGCGGTGGTGACTAAAACGGACCTGGTAAGCAAAGATCGCCTCCTTCAACACCTAGTCGCCGTCGATAAACTGCTTGCTTTCCGGGAAATTGTGCCGCTGTCAGCCATATCCGGGGAACAGGTTGACGTGTTGCTCGAGGTCATTCCGCGGCATCTGCCGCTCAGCCCTCAGCTCTACCCGGACGACGCCATCACCGACGACACCCAAACTAAGCGCATCGCCGAACTGGTACGGGAAGCCGCTCTCGAAGGCGTGCGCGATGAGCTGCCACATTCGCTAGCCGTGGTCGTGGACGAAATTGTTGAAGAGCCACGGGATGGAACCTCCGAGGACGAGGTGGCACCGGGAACCGGGAAACTGGTTGTCCGGGTAATCGTGTATGTCGAGCGCGATAGCCAAAAGGGAATTGTGATCGGCCGAGCTGGTTCCCGACTCAAAGACGTGGGGACGAGGGCCAGGGTTGAGATTGAGAAGTTGCTGGGCCGTCGAATATATCTCGATCTCCGGGTGAAGGTTGCAAAGGATTGGCAGAGAGATCCTAAGCAATTGCAGCGTTTAGGGTTCTAG
- the recO gene encoding DNA repair protein RecO, with protein MSKLFRDHAIILRTHKLGEADRIITLLTRRHGKVRAVAKGVRRTGSRFGSRLEPFGLVDIQFHRGRSLHTVTQVETISPFAADIVTDYTRYTSASVMVETTDRLVGDVAEPSEAHFLLLVGALRTLCAGKIAPALVLDAFLLRSLGYAGWAPNLRSCASCGAPGPHHAFDVAAGGLVCRSCRQAGAVAVREQAVTHLACLMAGQWEPVCAADDTVALEASRLIANSMQWHLERALRSLSYIER; from the coding sequence ATGTCAAAGCTCTTTCGCGATCATGCGATCATTCTGCGCACCCACAAGCTGGGCGAGGCCGATCGCATCATTACACTGCTGACCCGGCGCCACGGTAAGGTGCGCGCGGTTGCGAAGGGAGTGCGCCGCACCGGCAGTCGATTCGGTTCGAGGCTGGAGCCCTTTGGCCTGGTCGATATCCAGTTTCACCGTGGCCGTTCGTTACACACGGTGACGCAGGTAGAGACCATTTCGCCTTTTGCCGCGGACATCGTCACCGACTACACCCGTTACACCAGCGCCTCGGTCATGGTTGAGACCACTGACCGTCTCGTCGGCGACGTTGCGGAGCCCTCGGAAGCTCACTTTCTGCTTTTGGTCGGTGCGCTCAGAACCCTGTGCGCGGGGAAGATCGCCCCTGCGTTGGTGCTGGATGCTTTTTTGCTTCGCTCTCTCGGCTACGCCGGATGGGCACCAAACCTGCGAAGTTGTGCCAGCTGCGGTGCCCCCGGGCCGCACCACGCATTCGATGTGGCCGCTGGAGGCTTGGTGTGCCGTTCCTGTCGCCAAGCGGGTGCGGTGGCGGTGCGCGAGCAAGCGGTTACCCATCTCGCATGTTTGATGGCGGGGCAATGGGAGCCGGTGTGTGCCGCTGACGATACGGTAGCCCTAGAGGCGAGCCGGTTGATTGCGAACTCGATGCAGTGGCACCTTGAGCGCGCTCTCCGTTCCCTGTCCTATATCGAGAGGTAG
- a CDS encoding hemolysin family protein — protein sequence MDVSLFFLFPLGVFALVIGGLLTAADSAMLTVSTVALERALESQPARRRQRVMRQHEDATRTFAAINLGRIIAEMTFAVAVTAIVFENLDGWIVPLLVAFAVTAVLAFLLVGVSPRTLGRRHPEQTAIRLSGLVGIVRVVLGPVSSLLIHIGSAFTPGGKVRGGPYATEAELRQFVDRATETQELEVDERDMIHGIFGLGDTKIRELMVPRTDMVTIAADASAEQAMRLFVRSGFSRVPVIGDGVDDLLGVLYVKDVMRALHSPRLPGPGRERTVASSAQEIMRPAKFVPEFLHAHDVLRSMQAAHVHVAVVVDEYGGVSGIVTIEDILEEIVGEISDEHDRAEPVIEDLGDGVFRVPARETISTVGELFGLDIDDDDVDTIAGLMAKSLGVVPIPGAETDALGLHLVADGTAGRRKRLATILVSRASSTSDDSADRDQTSSDDAAA from the coding sequence ATGGACGTCTCCCTGTTCTTTCTATTCCCGCTGGGTGTGTTCGCCCTGGTTATCGGAGGGCTTTTGACGGCGGCTGATTCGGCGATGCTGACCGTGAGCACAGTGGCCCTGGAACGCGCCCTGGAATCCCAGCCCGCTCGGCGGCGTCAGCGCGTGATGCGCCAGCACGAGGATGCTACCCGCACATTTGCCGCGATCAACCTCGGCCGAATCATCGCGGAAATGACGTTTGCCGTGGCGGTGACCGCCATTGTTTTTGAAAACCTCGACGGGTGGATCGTGCCACTTTTAGTGGCGTTTGCTGTGACCGCGGTGCTTGCGTTCCTTTTGGTTGGGGTATCTCCGAGGACTCTGGGCCGTCGCCATCCAGAACAAACCGCGATCCGCCTCTCGGGGCTGGTGGGAATCGTCAGAGTGGTGCTGGGACCGGTCAGCTCACTGCTCATTCACATCGGTTCGGCGTTCACCCCCGGAGGGAAGGTTCGCGGTGGCCCATACGCCACGGAAGCTGAACTGCGGCAATTTGTAGATCGAGCGACCGAGACCCAGGAACTTGAAGTCGATGAACGGGACATGATTCACGGCATCTTCGGCCTCGGGGACACCAAAATCCGCGAACTCATGGTGCCGCGCACCGACATGGTGACTATTGCTGCGGATGCCTCAGCTGAACAAGCAATGCGACTATTCGTGCGCTCAGGTTTTTCCCGCGTGCCAGTAATCGGGGACGGTGTAGACGACCTGCTCGGTGTGCTCTATGTCAAGGACGTGATGCGCGCCCTGCACTCACCGCGACTGCCAGGCCCTGGGCGGGAACGCACCGTAGCATCGTCCGCTCAGGAGATCATGCGTCCGGCGAAGTTTGTCCCGGAGTTCCTCCACGCCCACGATGTATTGCGCTCCATGCAGGCCGCTCATGTGCACGTGGCCGTAGTCGTCGATGAATATGGTGGGGTCAGCGGCATCGTGACCATCGAGGACATTTTGGAAGAGATCGTCGGAGAAATTTCCGATGAACACGACCGGGCAGAGCCTGTTATCGAGGACCTGGGCGATGGAGTGTTCCGGGTTCCAGCAAGGGAAACCATTTCGACGGTCGGAGAGCTTTTCGGCCTTGATATTGACGATGACGACGTCGATACAATCGCTGGTCTCATGGCGAAATCGCTCGGTGTGGTGCCGATCCCCGGCGCGGAGACGGATGCCTTGGGTCTGCATCTTGTAGCCGATGGAACCGCTGGACGACGCAAGCGTCTCGCAACCATTTTGGTATCCCGCGCGAGCTCGACTAGCGATGACTCAGCTGATCGAGACCAGACATCGTCTGACGATGCTGCCGCATAG
- the leuA gene encoding 2-isopropylmalate synthase: MTSAPDDMTRPEAWNPQQPSGMPVHRYQPFHEQIQVDLPDRTWPIRRIQTAPRWCAVDLRDGNQALIDPMDTERKLRMFNLLVTMGYKEIEVGFPAASQTDFDFVRTLIERDLIPNDVVIQVLTQAREHLIQRTYKAIEGAKQAIVHLYNSTSILQRDVVFNADEDQILDIAVQGALLCQKYEETIPDTNVFYEYSPESFTGTELEFAARVCNAVTDVWNPSPERKVIINLPATVEMAMPNVYADAVEWMGRNLLNRENIVLSLHPHNDRGTGVAAAELGYLAGADRIEGCLFGNGERTGNVCLVTLGLNLFTQGIDPQIDFSRIDEVRRTVEYCNQISVHERHPYGGDLVFTAFSGSHQDAINKGFTRMRSDAQATGRSLQDSVWRIPYLPIDPKDLGRSYEAVIRVNSQSGKGGMAYLLKTDHQLDLPRRLQIEFSSVIQRLADSRGGEISSEALWHAFVDEYLPVTHYEPDAAPNRSWGRFDIRGLQQSSFGDGADRLEAQLVVDGEMCTVIGIGNGPVDAFVQALASRGINLRVLDYAEHALSEGGDSKAASYIECEIGDRILWGVGIDGSITRASIAAIISAVNRAERDALRTR, from the coding sequence ATGACCTCCGCACCCGATGACATGACTCGGCCTGAGGCCTGGAATCCCCAGCAACCGTCTGGGATGCCTGTGCACCGGTACCAGCCATTTCATGAACAGATCCAGGTTGACTTGCCCGACCGTACCTGGCCCATACGCCGGATACAGACCGCACCCCGCTGGTGTGCAGTGGACTTGCGAGATGGCAACCAAGCCCTGATCGACCCGATGGACACTGAACGCAAACTGCGCATGTTTAACCTGTTGGTGACCATGGGATACAAGGAAATTGAGGTCGGGTTTCCGGCCGCTTCGCAAACCGACTTCGACTTCGTGCGAACTCTGATAGAACGTGATCTCATCCCCAACGATGTAGTGATCCAGGTTCTCACCCAGGCCCGTGAACACCTGATTCAACGAACCTACAAAGCAATCGAAGGCGCGAAGCAGGCGATTGTTCACCTGTATAACTCGACCTCGATTCTGCAGCGCGATGTGGTCTTTAATGCGGATGAGGATCAGATTCTCGATATTGCGGTGCAAGGGGCGCTGCTGTGTCAAAAATACGAGGAAACCATTCCCGATACGAACGTGTTTTATGAGTATTCCCCGGAATCCTTCACGGGAACGGAGCTGGAATTCGCCGCCCGGGTGTGTAACGCGGTGACGGATGTGTGGAATCCCAGCCCTGAACGGAAAGTGATTATCAACCTTCCGGCCACCGTAGAAATGGCGATGCCCAATGTCTACGCGGACGCGGTCGAGTGGATGGGGCGGAATCTGCTCAATCGGGAGAACATTGTGCTGTCCCTGCATCCGCACAACGACCGGGGTACCGGTGTCGCCGCTGCTGAACTGGGATATTTGGCCGGAGCTGATCGTATTGAAGGCTGCCTGTTCGGGAACGGTGAACGCACCGGGAATGTGTGTTTGGTGACGCTCGGGTTGAATCTTTTCACCCAGGGAATTGACCCGCAGATTGATTTTTCTCGGATCGACGAGGTACGTCGGACCGTGGAGTACTGCAATCAGATTTCAGTGCATGAACGCCACCCGTACGGCGGGGATCTGGTCTTTACCGCCTTTTCCGGTTCTCACCAGGACGCTATCAATAAGGGCTTTACCCGGATGCGCTCTGATGCTCAGGCAACCGGGCGCAGTCTCCAAGATTCCGTCTGGCGTATCCCGTATCTGCCTATTGATCCTAAAGATCTCGGTCGCTCATACGAGGCTGTTATTCGAGTCAATTCGCAGTCCGGCAAAGGCGGTATGGCTTATCTATTGAAAACCGATCACCAGCTCGATTTGCCGCGACGGCTGCAAATTGAGTTCTCTTCGGTCATCCAGCGCCTTGCTGATTCACGAGGTGGCGAGATTTCATCCGAAGCGCTCTGGCATGCGTTTGTCGATGAATATCTTCCGGTGACTCACTACGAGCCGGACGCTGCCCCCAATCGATCCTGGGGACGCTTCGATATCCGCGGTCTGCAACAGTCCTCCTTCGGCGATGGGGCGGACCGGCTGGAAGCCCAGCTCGTGGTGGACGGCGAGATGTGCACGGTGATCGGCATTGGCAACGGTCCGGTGGATGCCTTCGTTCAGGCTCTCGCATCCCGCGGGATTAACCTCAGAGTGCTCGATTACGCCGAACACGCGCTGAGTGAAGGCGGCGACTCCAAGGCGGCGTCCTACATTGAGTGCGAAATTGGAGATCGTATTCTGTGGGGTGTTGGAATCGATGGTTCGATCACCCGAGCCTCAATTGCCGCCATCATTTCTGCGGTCAACCGAGCAGAGCGGGACGCCCTGCGCACGAGGTAA
- a CDS encoding metal ABC transporter substrate-binding protein has protein sequence MRLPKTILTLLMSLGLIISVSACSAGTSANQGKPVSIVASSYPLEYLASRIGGERAHVTNITPQGTDPHSVELSVNQVRGVADADLLLFIKGFQPPVDDAITSQSLTNGLDIAATVPMLPSSTGTDPHFWHDPLRMAQVGDATANKLATIDPDGAESYRSHAASLRKDLEALDASLTSQYSACHGDKAFITSHAAFNYLESRYGLKQVGITGVDPEFEPSPARLKEVADIAKKQHATTIFMEKTASPKVAESLASSLGVKTDTLFTMETKPESGDYLTAMRHNADVLTASWGCRS, from the coding sequence ATGCGCCTGCCCAAAACCATTCTCACCCTGCTGATGTCATTAGGCCTGATCATCTCCGTCTCAGCCTGCTCAGCTGGAACATCCGCCAATCAGGGCAAGCCCGTCAGCATCGTCGCATCGAGTTATCCGCTGGAATACCTGGCATCGCGCATCGGCGGCGAGCGAGCGCACGTCACCAACATCACGCCCCAGGGCACGGATCCACACAGCGTGGAACTATCCGTCAACCAGGTCCGAGGCGTCGCAGACGCTGACCTCCTGCTCTTCATCAAAGGTTTCCAGCCCCCGGTAGATGACGCCATCACCAGCCAATCCCTCACCAATGGACTGGACATCGCGGCAACGGTGCCCATGCTTCCCAGCAGCACCGGCACCGACCCGCATTTCTGGCACGACCCGCTACGCATGGCACAGGTCGGCGACGCCACCGCGAACAAGCTCGCCACCATTGATCCCGACGGTGCCGAAAGCTATCGCTCCCACGCGGCGAGCCTGCGCAAGGACCTCGAAGCTCTCGACGCCTCCCTCACCTCGCAGTACAGCGCATGCCACGGCGATAAGGCCTTCATCACCAGCCACGCAGCATTTAACTACTTAGAGTCCCGCTACGGACTCAAACAGGTGGGCATTACCGGCGTTGATCCCGAGTTTGAGCCCTCGCCTGCACGGCTCAAGGAAGTAGCCGATATCGCGAAGAAACAGCACGCGACCACCATATTTATGGAGAAAACCGCCAGCCCGAAAGTGGCTGAAAGCCTCGCGTCCTCCCTCGGCGTCAAAACCGACACCCTGTTCACCATGGAAACTAAACCGGAGTCCGGTGACTACCTCACCGCCATGCGCCATAACGCGGATGTGCTCACCGCAAGCTGGGGATGCCGATCATGA
- a CDS encoding metal ABC transporter permease: MIELLSSPFLRYPLIIAFLTGLTAPVIGTYLVQKRLALLGDGLGHVALTGVAVGWFTGSVLGAGVPGAYAVPGALVASILGALAIEYVRENGRTSRDVALAILFYGGIAGGVVIIQASGGTSQNLMAFLFGSISTVTLIDLITSVVLSIIVLGIGLGLRRLLFAVGSDEDFARATGLPVRAMNILIAVIAALTVTLSMRIVGALMVSALMIVPVAAAQTMVRGFGRTMACAMSIGTVCAIAGLITTAYVDLPPGGTIVLFTIGVYILGLIISAIVRFASAKPPVRRSTDG, encoded by the coding sequence GTGATCGAGCTTCTGAGCAGCCCCTTTCTTCGCTATCCCCTGATTATCGCGTTTTTGACCGGTCTCACCGCCCCGGTGATCGGAACCTACCTGGTTCAAAAACGCCTCGCGCTGCTGGGCGATGGACTCGGACACGTCGCTCTCACCGGGGTGGCCGTGGGATGGTTCACCGGAAGTGTGCTCGGGGCCGGCGTTCCCGGAGCCTACGCGGTGCCCGGAGCCCTCGTAGCGTCAATCCTCGGCGCCCTAGCCATTGAGTACGTGCGGGAAAATGGACGAACCAGCCGCGACGTGGCGCTAGCGATATTGTTCTACGGAGGTATTGCCGGCGGCGTCGTCATTATCCAAGCTTCTGGTGGCACCAGCCAGAACCTGATGGCCTTTCTCTTCGGCTCAATCAGCACGGTCACGCTAATTGACCTCATCACCAGCGTAGTACTGAGCATCATCGTGCTCGGCATCGGTCTGGGCCTTCGACGGTTACTCTTCGCTGTCGGCAGTGATGAAGACTTTGCCCGAGCCACAGGGCTACCCGTGCGAGCAATGAATATCTTGATAGCGGTGATTGCAGCCTTAACCGTCACCTTGTCCATGCGGATCGTGGGCGCTCTCATGGTCTCAGCTCTCATGATCGTGCCGGTGGCCGCTGCCCAAACCATGGTCCGCGGTTTTGGACGCACGATGGCCTGCGCAATGAGCATCGGAACCGTGTGCGCAATAGCGGGCCTCATCACGACCGCTTATGTCGATCTCCCACCCGGCGGTACCATCGTTTTGTTCACCATCGGTGTCTATATCCTCGGGCTCATCATCAGTGCGATCGTGCGCTTCGCCAGCGCGAAGCCGCCTGTGCGTAGATCAACCGACGGTTAG
- a CDS encoding PhoH family protein: protein MPGPEVVERRLAIPDHLSPLQVLGAHDEAIAALEEVLPEVDVHVRGHQVTLRGHDDACRRALSIVRSLVEMVSRGQTVTAEAVHRAAAIYGDVRRSDENAATVLSQTILSSRGRTIRPKTLGQKTYVDAIERSTVVFGIGPAGTGKTYLAVAMAVQALLAKRINRIILTRPAVEAGERLGYLPGSLNEKIDPYLRPLYDALHDMLDPESIPRLMGAGTIEVAPLAYMRGRTLNDAFIILDEAQNTTPEQMKMFLTRLGFNSTMVVTGDVTQVDLPGGTRSGLRVVERVLQGVDDVEFCHLSARDVVRHRLVSEIVEAYGRWEIGESSHHGAGGAGHSVPRRKTKPYKVPGPDGA, encoded by the coding sequence ATGCCCGGCCCCGAGGTCGTGGAACGACGTCTGGCGATTCCCGATCACCTCAGTCCGCTTCAGGTACTCGGCGCCCATGATGAGGCCATTGCCGCCTTGGAGGAGGTCCTTCCGGAAGTCGATGTCCACGTCCGTGGCCATCAAGTGACGTTGCGCGGCCACGATGATGCGTGTCGCCGCGCTCTGTCTATTGTGCGCAGCCTGGTCGAGATGGTCTCGCGCGGTCAGACGGTGACGGCGGAAGCTGTTCACCGGGCGGCCGCGATTTATGGGGATGTTCGCCGCAGTGACGAAAACGCTGCCACGGTGTTATCTCAAACGATTTTGTCCTCCCGTGGCCGCACTATCCGCCCCAAAACGCTCGGTCAGAAAACGTATGTGGATGCGATTGAGCGGTCGACGGTGGTGTTCGGGATTGGTCCCGCAGGCACGGGAAAAACCTACCTCGCAGTGGCAATGGCGGTGCAGGCACTGTTGGCTAAGCGAATTAACCGGATCATTCTGACCAGGCCCGCGGTCGAAGCCGGTGAGCGGCTCGGCTACCTGCCAGGCTCGCTGAATGAAAAAATCGACCCCTACCTGCGCCCTCTTTACGATGCGCTGCACGACATGCTCGATCCTGAATCCATTCCCCGGCTAATGGGGGCGGGAACAATTGAGGTGGCGCCATTGGCTTATATGCGCGGGCGAACCCTCAACGACGCATTCATTATCCTGGATGAAGCCCAAAACACTACCCCGGAACAAATGAAAATGTTCCTGACCAGGCTCGGCTTTAACTCCACGATGGTGGTGACCGGGGATGTAACGCAGGTAGATCTCCCGGGAGGCACCCGGTCCGGGCTACGGGTTGTTGAGCGCGTGCTGCAGGGTGTCGACGACGTCGAGTTTTGCCATCTCAGCGCCCGAGATGTGGTTCGGCATCGTCTGGTGTCAGAGATTGTTGAGGCGTACGGCCGATGGGAGATCGGAGAATCATCGCATCACGGAGCTGGAGGTGCCGGGCACTCTGTCCCGCGGCGCAAAACAAAACCCTACAAGGTTCCCGGTCCTGATGGAGCTTGA
- a CDS encoding DedA family protein → MMEWIESLPLALAFVFLYLVVLSRAGGTYLLGRLAHHLADRGRLHTFLNSERTTRARRVVNTYGAPVVAVSFLTIGFQTAVNAAAGLTRMPLRRYLPALLIGGAVWALLYATVGLAVIWLWLDLLWTSPWAAVAVVILVCAVTTWWWVRRRRRHNADPSAHTR, encoded by the coding sequence ATGATGGAGTGGATTGAGTCCCTCCCCTTGGCTTTAGCCTTCGTTTTTCTCTACCTCGTGGTGCTGAGCCGAGCGGGAGGAACCTATCTACTCGGGCGTCTCGCCCACCACTTAGCCGATCGAGGACGCCTGCACACATTCCTCAATTCTGAGCGCACCACCCGCGCCCGCCGCGTTGTCAACACCTACGGAGCCCCGGTCGTCGCCGTCAGCTTCCTCACCATAGGTTTCCAAACAGCGGTCAATGCTGCCGCCGGACTCACCCGGATGCCGCTTAGGCGTTACCTTCCTGCGCTCCTCATCGGAGGGGCGGTCTGGGCGCTGCTGTACGCAACCGTGGGCTTGGCCGTGATCTGGCTATGGCTCGACCTGCTATGGACTTCACCGTGGGCGGCTGTCGCCGTGGTGATCCTCGTGTGCGCGGTGACTACGTGGTGGTGGGTGCGTCGACGGCGCCGCCATAACGCCGATCCCTCTGCGCATACTCGCTGA